The following coding sequences are from one uncultured Desulfobacter sp. window:
- a CDS encoding IclR family transcriptional regulator, which yields MADKKYYHIASLEKGMRILELLVDHEELSVSEAARLMDTNRAGSHRFISTLKDLGYVEKNERNNYQPTLKIMTLAAKVLARFEVRQVAKPFMQELSASSKETINLGVFKDQQIIHIEKIDSLEVLRIDSVLGEKAPAYATGLGKAILAFLPQDELAHYLDTVELSPLTPNTITDREKLSAELERIRNKGYAVDDEELTPGLFCIGAPVFDHNNYPAYAISISGPAIRLTHRAIEENTKILLEVSSRFSKTLGRP from the coding sequence ATGGCTGATAAGAAATATTACCATATTGCATCACTGGAAAAGGGGATGCGGATACTTGAACTTCTCGTAGACCATGAGGAACTTAGCGTAAGCGAAGCCGCCAGGCTTATGGATACAAACAGGGCCGGCAGCCATCGCTTTATTTCCACGTTGAAAGATTTGGGTTATGTTGAGAAAAATGAAAGAAATAATTACCAGCCTACCCTGAAAATTATGACCCTGGCGGCTAAAGTGCTCGCTCGATTCGAGGTCAGACAGGTGGCAAAACCATTTATGCAGGAATTGTCAGCCAGTTCAAAAGAAACCATAAATCTCGGCGTATTTAAAGACCAGCAAATTATACATATCGAAAAAATCGACAGCCTGGAAGTTTTAAGAATCGATTCGGTTCTGGGCGAAAAGGCTCCGGCATACGCCACGGGGTTGGGCAAGGCTATTTTAGCCTTCTTGCCCCAAGATGAGCTGGCACACTATCTGGATACAGTTGAGTTAAGCCCTTTAACGCCTAACACCATTACAGACCGGGAAAAATTAAGCGCAGAACTTGAACGGATTAGAAATAAAGGGTATGCCGTTGATGACGAGGAGTTGACCCCCGGCCTTTTCTGCATCGGCGCCCCGGTCTTTGACCACAACAACTACCCGGCATATGCGATTTCCATTTCCGGTCCTGCCATTCGCCTGACCCATAGGGCCATTGAAGAAAATACCAAGATACTCTTGGAAGTTAGTTCCAGATTTTCCAAAACCCTGGGCAGACCCTAA
- a CDS encoding pyridoxal phosphate-dependent aminotransferase, producing the protein MFEMADKIDGIVNLGIGQPDFDTPEHIRDGAKLGLDQGYTRYPPASGFLDLRQAVSEKLKRENNITADPETEIFISVGAMQGIFNTMLHLVNPGEEVIVLDPGYDYYSQIRLFGGVPVTVPVYEKNKFKVDPKDIEKAITPKTKAIILNTPSNPTGALFDRSILEQIAELCKKHDVFVISDEPYEHILFDGNEHVSIGSLPGMKDLTISVYTLSKSYAMTGWRVGYVAAHKSIISEMEKLMEHMVSGVTAVAQRAALAAIDGSQECIARMMEKYTSRRKLIIDGLNSIPGISCINPESTFYAFPNISSYGMSSWDFTKYMAREHRVAMVPGSIFGDNGEGFVRISFATSSENLELALERIRKGVSVLS; encoded by the coding sequence ATGTTCGAAATGGCTGATAAAATTGACGGCATCGTCAATTTAGGCATAGGCCAGCCTGATTTTGACACGCCGGAACATATCAGGGATGGCGCCAAGCTCGGACTGGATCAGGGATATACAAGATACCCTCCGGCATCCGGTTTTCTTGACCTGAGACAAGCTGTTAGCGAAAAACTGAAAAGGGAAAATAACATCACGGCTGATCCTGAGACAGAGATCTTCATCTCAGTGGGTGCCATGCAGGGCATTTTTAATACCATGCTCCATCTGGTCAATCCCGGTGAAGAGGTCATCGTTTTGGATCCCGGATATGATTATTACTCACAAATACGCCTTTTTGGCGGCGTACCTGTAACCGTGCCGGTTTATGAAAAAAATAAATTCAAGGTCGACCCAAAGGATATTGAAAAGGCCATAACACCCAAAACCAAGGCAATCATTCTTAATACACCTTCCAATCCCACAGGAGCCCTGTTTGACCGCAGCATCCTTGAGCAGATTGCCGAATTGTGCAAAAAACATGATGTCTTCGTTATCTCGGACGAGCCCTACGAACACATATTGTTCGACGGCAATGAGCATGTTTCCATCGGCTCCTTGCCCGGCATGAAAGATCTTACGATATCCGTCTACACACTTTCCAAATCCTATGCAATGACCGGATGGCGGGTGGGGTATGTCGCTGCCCACAAATCAATCATCAGTGAGATGGAAAAACTGATGGAACATATGGTCTCCGGTGTGACCGCCGTTGCCCAGCGGGCCGCCCTGGCCGCGATTGATGGCTCCCAGGAGTGTATCGCCCGGATGATGGAAAAATATACCAGCAGGAGAAAGCTCATCATAGACGGACTGAACAGTATCCCGGGTATCTCCTGCATAAACCCTGAATCCACTTTTTATGCCTTTCCCAACATCTCTTCATATGGAATGAGTTCCTGGGATTTTACCAAATATATGGCCCGGGAACACAGGGTTGCAATGGTTCCGGGGTCTATTTTCGGTGATAACGGGGAAGGTTTTGTACGCATCTCTTTTGCAACAAGTTCCGAAAACCTTGAACTGGCTTTGGAGCGTATCCGGAAAGGCGTATCAGTATTAAGCTAA
- a CDS encoding ABC transporter permease → MEVMQQSRGDGFVQRKIKLRSSAWIGIVICCVFLFISFFGDMIAPFSESDFVSETSFLPPSSTFWFGTDYIGRDIFSRLVIGTRLTIGMAFLATLFASSLGSILGILAAIKGGWVDTVLSRVNDALMSIPGILAGLVAIAALGPSLTILIVITGLVKATSVYRLARALGMDIRVMDYVEVAKARGESYWWILRHEIFPNVAIPLIVDFGIRLSFAIRFIASLSFLGLGVQPPHADWGSMVRENMVGLSGMSMAPIFPALAIAVFTIGLNLIVDDYVARSGQEITRRIT, encoded by the coding sequence ATGGAAGTTATGCAGCAGAGCAGAGGAGATGGCTTTGTTCAACGAAAAATCAAATTACGCTCGTCGGCCTGGATCGGTATCGTAATATGTTGTGTTTTTCTATTCATCTCATTTTTCGGGGACATGATTGCACCCTTTTCAGAATCTGATTTTGTCAGCGAGACCAGCTTTCTGCCACCGAGCAGCACATTTTGGTTTGGGACGGATTATATTGGCAGAGATATTTTTTCAAGACTTGTGATCGGAACACGCCTGACAATAGGCATGGCCTTTCTGGCAACCCTTTTCGCCAGTTCTTTAGGATCAATTCTCGGTATACTTGCTGCGATTAAAGGCGGCTGGGTTGATACGGTCCTGAGCCGGGTCAATGATGCACTGATGTCAATTCCCGGAATTCTGGCAGGCCTTGTTGCCATTGCAGCGTTGGGCCCGTCATTAACCATTTTGATCGTCATTACCGGTCTTGTTAAAGCAACAAGTGTATACCGGCTGGCCCGTGCCCTGGGAATGGATATCCGGGTCATGGATTATGTGGAGGTGGCAAAGGCGAGGGGGGAAAGTTATTGGTGGATTCTGCGGCATGAGATTTTCCCCAATGTGGCCATTCCCCTGATTGTGGATTTTGGGATACGCCTCTCCTTTGCCATTCGGTTTATCGCGTCCTTAAGCTTTCTTGGACTTGGGGTGCAACCCCCGCACGCAGACTGGGGCAGCATGGTCCGTGAAAACATGGTGGGGCTCAGCGGCATGTCCATGGCACCGATTTTCCCTGCATTGGCTATTGCTGTTTTTACCATCGGATTAAATCTTATTGTGGATGACTACGTTGCCAGGTCAGGCCAGGAAATTACAAGAAGGATTACGTAA
- a CDS encoding NAD-dependent succinate-semialdehyde dehydrogenase, with the protein MLSLKNPDLFCQANFIRGEWVKADTGKTVDVTNPATGEILGTVPFCTADETRRAIDAANESLGAWQAKTAAQRSEILRKWRDLLMENQEDLGIIMTAEQGKPLAESMGEIAYAANFFEWFAEEAKRVYGDVIPQTMNSQRLVVIKQPVGVVAAITPWNFPAAMITRKAGAALAAGCTMVVKPATATPYSALAIAALAEKAGVPAGVFNVVTGSSSQIGKELTSNPIVRKLTFTGSTEIGKKLMLDCSDTMKRVSMELGGNAPFIVFDDADIDAAIEGAMASKFRNTGQTCVCANRLYVQAGVYDEFCKKLTQAVEALTVGNGLEPGVQQGPLIDMAAVEKVESHINDAVSKGASVLTGGKRHERGGSYYYPSIIVDATEDMLVARDETFGPLAPVFKFSTESEVIQRANATEFGLAAYFFTRDIARSWRVGEKLEFGLVGINSGIVSNPVAPFGGIKESGNGREGSKYGLDDYLEIKHLCIGGITDAQ; encoded by the coding sequence ATGCTATCGTTAAAAAATCCGGACCTGTTCTGCCAGGCCAATTTTATTCGGGGTGAATGGGTCAAGGCCGATACCGGCAAGACCGTTGATGTGACCAATCCTGCCACAGGGGAGATCCTTGGTACGGTTCCTTTTTGCACCGCTGACGAAACGCGCAGGGCGATTGATGCGGCCAATGAAAGCCTTGGGGCATGGCAGGCCAAAACAGCCGCCCAACGTTCCGAAATACTAAGGAAGTGGCGCGACCTTTTGATGGAAAACCAGGAGGATTTAGGCATTATCATGACCGCGGAGCAGGGCAAGCCCCTGGCAGAATCCATGGGTGAAATTGCCTATGCAGCCAATTTTTTTGAGTGGTTTGCAGAAGAGGCCAAACGGGTTTACGGTGATGTGATCCCCCAGACAATGAATTCCCAGCGCCTGGTGGTGATCAAGCAGCCGGTGGGGGTTGTTGCGGCCATAACCCCGTGGAATTTTCCTGCGGCCATGATCACAAGAAAAGCCGGAGCCGCCCTGGCTGCCGGGTGTACCATGGTTGTCAAGCCCGCCACAGCAACACCGTATTCCGCCCTGGCCATTGCAGCCCTGGCTGAAAAAGCAGGGGTGCCTGCAGGGGTCTTCAATGTTGTCACAGGATCTTCTTCCCAGATCGGCAAAGAACTGACATCCAACCCCATTGTCCGCAAGCTGACCTTCACCGGGTCCACTGAAATCGGTAAAAAACTGATGCTCGACTGCTCTGACACCATGAAACGGGTCTCCATGGAACTGGGCGGCAATGCCCCGTTCATCGTCTTTGACGATGCAGATATTGATGCGGCCATTGAAGGGGCCATGGCATCCAAATTCAGGAACACCGGCCAGACTTGTGTATGCGCCAACAGGCTCTATGTCCAGGCCGGAGTTTACGATGAATTTTGTAAAAAACTGACCCAGGCCGTGGAGGCTTTGACCGTGGGCAACGGGCTGGAACCCGGTGTGCAGCAAGGACCGCTCATTGATATGGCTGCGGTTGAAAAAGTGGAAAGCCATATCAACGATGCTGTCAGTAAAGGGGCATCTGTGCTCACCGGCGGCAAACGCCATGAACGCGGAGGTTCTTACTATTATCCCAGCATTATAGTGGATGCCACCGAAGATATGCTTGTGGCCAGGGACGAAACATTTGGCCCCCTTGCCCCGGTGTTCAAATTCAGCACCGAAAGCGAAGTGATCCAGAGGGCCAATGCAACTGAATTTGGCCTGGCAGCCTATTTCTTTACCCGGGACATCGCCCGCAGCTGGCGGGTGGGTGAAAAACTGGAGTTCGGCCTGGTGGGCATTAACTCCGGCATTGTGTCCAATCCGGTGGCCCCGTTTGGCGGGATCAAGGAGTCCGGCAACGGCCGGGAAGGCTCCAAGTACGGTTTGGACGACTACCTTGAAATTAAACACCTGTGCATTGGCGGCATCACCGACGCCCAATAA
- a CDS encoding ABC transporter substrate-binding protein produces the protein MGKERPTKCDSYFDSIDMNLKAKESVLKETLTKGNMTRRQLLKWMTAMGVSAVASNSLIGSFGKSAFAATPKPGGRFRVALSSISIKDSMDPARFSYMGDYCRGTTFYNSLVRLDTNAQAQPELASSFEPNADATEWTFNLRKDVTFHDGKTLDANDVVYSLMRHKDPKVGSNAKALADMIESVKADGKHRVIVKLAQSNGDLPILLGTFHFMIIKDGVTDFSTAVGTGPYKVKEFKPGIRSLGVRNENYFLDGPYMEEQELFGIADPSARLNAVYSGEVHLSDDVAMSSVQDIQAKEGIEIFSTPAPRFTHLVMMTDRPPFNNPDLRLAIKHLVDRERLLKTVIKNFGQLGNDHPFAPSDPYYNSDLPQRGLDRDKAKYHLKKAKMENAKLELHVSEAAFNSAELGMLLQNQAARVGLTIDLKREPTDGYWSNIWRKRSFHAAEWNARSTNDLLLSIGFKSDAKWNESGYKNAQMDKLIDQARAETDFNTRKEIYGKLQAIMYEDGCNVIPCFTNYVNVKRTNVKGLIPRKTGGLGGYNYADSVWLDS, from the coding sequence GTGGGAAAAGAAAGGCCAACCAAATGCGATTCGTATTTTGATTCAATCGATATGAATCTTAAGGCAAAGGAGAGTGTACTGAAAGAGACCTTAACCAAAGGCAACATGACGCGTCGCCAACTGTTAAAGTGGATGACTGCCATGGGCGTTTCAGCAGTGGCTTCAAATTCTCTGATCGGTTCTTTTGGAAAATCCGCTTTTGCCGCAACCCCGAAGCCGGGAGGCAGATTCCGGGTTGCCTTGTCTTCCATCAGCATCAAAGATTCCATGGATCCTGCAAGGTTCTCCTACATGGGCGACTATTGCCGGGGGACTACCTTTTACAACAGTCTGGTCAGACTTGACACCAATGCACAGGCTCAACCCGAACTTGCATCCTCTTTTGAACCCAATGCCGATGCCACAGAATGGACATTTAACCTGCGAAAAGATGTAACCTTCCATGACGGCAAAACACTGGACGCCAATGATGTTGTCTATTCGCTCATGCGGCATAAAGATCCTAAGGTCGGGTCAAACGCAAAGGCGCTTGCAGATATGATCGAATCGGTTAAAGCGGACGGCAAGCACCGGGTTATTGTTAAACTGGCTCAATCCAATGGGGATCTTCCCATCCTTTTGGGTACATTTCATTTTATGATCATAAAAGACGGCGTTACGGATTTTTCAACTGCCGTCGGCACCGGCCCCTACAAAGTCAAGGAATTCAAGCCGGGTATCCGGTCTTTAGGGGTTCGCAATGAAAACTATTTTCTGGATGGCCCCTATATGGAAGAACAGGAGTTGTTCGGCATTGCCGACCCTTCCGCCCGGTTGAATGCCGTATATTCCGGTGAAGTCCATTTAAGCGACGACGTTGCTATGTCATCTGTTCAGGATATTCAAGCCAAAGAGGGCATTGAAATTTTTTCCACACCAGCGCCCCGGTTTACCCACCTTGTGATGATGACTGACCGGCCGCCTTTTAACAATCCGGATCTTCGGCTGGCCATCAAGCACCTTGTAGACCGCGAGCGGTTATTAAAAACCGTGATTAAAAATTTTGGCCAATTGGGCAATGACCATCCTTTTGCCCCCAGTGATCCCTACTACAACAGTGATCTGCCCCAGAGGGGGCTTGACAGGGACAAGGCCAAATACCACTTAAAAAAGGCAAAGATGGAAAATGCCAAACTGGAACTGCATGTGAGCGAAGCGGCCTTTAACAGTGCCGAATTAGGCATGCTGCTCCAGAATCAGGCAGCCAGAGTCGGATTGACCATCGACTTAAAGCGGGAACCCACGGATGGGTATTGGAGCAATATCTGGCGTAAACGCTCCTTTCATGCCGCGGAATGGAATGCGCGCTCAACAAATGACCTGTTGCTTTCAATCGGGTTTAAATCCGATGCAAAATGGAATGAAAGCGGGTATAAAAATGCGCAGATGGATAAACTCATTGACCAGGCCCGCGCAGAGACCGATTTCAACACCCGAAAAGAAATTTACGGAAAACTGCAGGCAATCATGTATGAAGACGGATGCAATGTGATTCCCTGTTTTACAAACTATGTCAACGTAAAAAGAACCAACGTTAAGGGGCTGATTCCCCGTAAAACAGGCGGTCTTGGCGGGTATAACTATGCCGACAGCGTCTGGCTGGACAGCTGA
- a CDS encoding ABC transporter permease → MIRMIIKRLAVSIITLWVVTLLVFAGTEFLPGDVAEAILGQSATPETVAGLRSQLGLDRPAYVRYFDCLQGFVTGDLGISLSSGIPISNLIKDRLGNTLILAGVTSVIAVPVAIILGLLAAMFPGGVFDRLISITTLCMVAVPEFLTGSLLVMFFSVYLGWLPAISYIVEFSSLKQFLTSMALPVATISFVIIAQMARMTRATVLNIMDSPYIEMAVLKGVSRGRIIFRHSLINVIGPIANVVALNLTFLIGGVVIVETIFAYPGLAKLIVDAVSTRDFPLVQACALIFSAAYILLMLLADIVAIVSNPKLWHQN, encoded by the coding sequence ATGATTCGAATGATAATAAAGCGGCTGGCCGTAAGTATTATTACCCTATGGGTGGTCACCCTCCTGGTTTTCGCCGGTACAGAGTTTTTGCCGGGCGACGTCGCTGAAGCCATTTTAGGCCAGTCTGCGACACCGGAAACAGTGGCAGGACTGCGCAGTCAGCTAGGGCTGGACCGTCCGGCATATGTCCGGTATTTTGACTGTCTTCAAGGCTTTGTAACAGGCGACCTGGGCATATCGCTTTCCAGCGGTATCCCGATATCCAACCTTATTAAGGACCGTTTGGGCAATACCCTTATCCTTGCCGGCGTTACCTCTGTCATTGCTGTACCTGTGGCCATTATACTCGGGTTGCTCGCCGCAATGTTCCCGGGGGGTGTTTTTGACCGGTTGATATCAATCACAACCCTGTGCATGGTGGCTGTGCCCGAATTTTTAACAGGCAGTCTTTTAGTGATGTTTTTTTCAGTCTATCTTGGATGGCTGCCTGCAATTTCCTATATCGTTGAATTTTCATCCTTAAAGCAGTTTTTAACTTCAATGGCATTGCCTGTGGCAACAATTTCATTCGTTATTATTGCTCAAATGGCACGAATGACCCGGGCCACGGTTCTAAACATCATGGATTCGCCTTATATAGAAATGGCTGTTCTCAAAGGTGTCTCCCGCGGACGTATCATTTTTCGCCATTCACTGATCAACGTGATCGGCCCTATTGCAAACGTGGTGGCACTGAATTTAACCTTTTTAATAGGCGGCGTTGTAATCGTTGAAACGATTTTTGCATATCCGGGACTGGCAAAACTGATCGTTGATGCCGTATCAACAAGGGATTTTCCATTGGTGCAGGCGTGTGCATTGATATTTTCTGCTGCTTATATTCTTTTAATGCTGCTGGCGGATATCGTTGCGATCGTTTCCAACCCGAAATTGTGGCATCAAAATTAG
- a CDS encoding ion transporter, whose amino-acid sequence MDKKGNGWRNRLYVIIFEADTTAGKWFDILLIITILFSVLVVMLDSVETVNRSIGKELSILEWGFTFLFTVEYVLRLICVKTPLRYAISFMGLVDLLALVPTYLSLLLPGSQYLMVIRVLRVLRIFRVLKLVPYLGAAGVLARALKAAKNKITVFLVAVLALVIIFGSLMYLIEGGKNGFTSIPKSIYWAIVTMTTVGYGDISPQTALGQALASIIMVLGYGIIAVPTGIVTSELTRTPQKPVTTQVCPECLKEGHDEDARFCKFCSAPLHFE is encoded by the coding sequence ATGGATAAAAAGGGCAACGGGTGGCGGAACCGGCTGTATGTAATTATCTTTGAAGCAGACACAACAGCGGGAAAATGGTTCGATATTTTGCTGATTATTACCATTCTTTTCAGCGTTCTTGTGGTGATGCTGGACAGTGTAGAGACGGTGAACCGGTCCATAGGGAAAGAGCTGTCCATTCTGGAGTGGGGATTCACCTTTTTATTCACTGTGGAATATGTTCTGCGCCTTATATGTGTGAAAACCCCACTTCGATACGCCATAAGTTTCATGGGGCTTGTTGACCTTTTAGCCCTGGTTCCCACCTATTTATCCCTTTTGCTGCCGGGCTCTCAGTATCTTATGGTCATCCGGGTTTTGCGGGTGCTGCGGATATTCAGGGTACTCAAACTTGTGCCTTACTTAGGGGCGGCAGGTGTCCTGGCCCGGGCCCTGAAAGCGGCTAAAAACAAAATTACTGTATTTCTGGTGGCGGTTCTGGCCCTGGTGATCATTTTCGGGTCATTGATGTACCTGATTGAAGGGGGGAAAAACGGTTTCACCAGTATTCCCAAAAGTATTTACTGGGCCATTGTCACCATGACCACGGTGGGATACGGGGATATTTCACCCCAAACCGCCCTGGGGCAGGCCCTGGCCTCTATTATCATGGTGCTCGGCTATGGCATCATTGCCGTGCCTACTGGCATTGTGACATCGGAACTTACCAGGACACCCCAAAAACCCGTCACCACTCAGGTCTGTCCGGAGTGCCTGAAAGAAGGCCATGATGAAGACGCCAGATTCTGTAAATTCTGTTCTGCCCCGCTCCATTTTGAATAA
- a CDS encoding DMT family transporter produces the protein MPGFLSNLFPIGVRYIIISTLGFALMSACVKYVGSFGVPVFEIVAARAIVSLLISYADVKRKHISIWGTNKTLLFARGLVGTIALICVYYSMTTLPLAEAMLLQYIHPVFTSLLAVVFLKEPIQGSTKICLLLCLIGLFVVVSPAFTEQAVHELPLFSVAVAIMGAFWSGIAYIIIRKLSQKEDSSVIIFYFPLVALPVSLILLADDFVPPNLNLTLLLVLVGLFTQVGQLGLTNAMKTLTAGKTSAYSYIQIVFAILIGVFVFNEVPSIWTYLGGALIISGAFINVLGPRLKTFI, from the coding sequence ATGCCCGGTTTTTTGAGTAATCTGTTTCCCATAGGGGTCCGTTATATAATCATTTCGACATTGGGCTTTGCCTTGATGTCTGCATGTGTAAAGTATGTTGGAAGTTTCGGGGTTCCGGTTTTTGAAATCGTTGCTGCCAGAGCCATTGTCTCCTTGCTGATAAGTTATGCCGACGTAAAACGTAAACATATCTCTATCTGGGGGACCAACAAAACGCTTCTGTTTGCCAGAGGCCTGGTCGGCACAATCGCCCTTATATGCGTCTATTATTCCATGACCACCCTGCCCCTAGCCGAGGCAATGCTCTTACAGTATATACACCCTGTGTTCACATCATTGCTGGCGGTTGTTTTTCTTAAAGAGCCTATTCAGGGCTCAACCAAGATCTGCCTTTTACTTTGCCTGATCGGATTGTTTGTGGTTGTGAGCCCGGCCTTCACAGAACAGGCGGTACATGAATTGCCCTTATTCAGCGTTGCTGTGGCAATTATGGGGGCGTTTTGGAGTGGCATAGCTTACATCATCATCAGAAAACTCAGCCAAAAGGAAGACTCGTCCGTAATTATTTTCTACTTTCCGCTGGTGGCTTTGCCTGTCTCTTTGATATTGCTGGCAGATGATTTTGTCCCGCCGAATCTAAACCTCACGCTCCTGCTGGTTCTGGTGGGACTGTTCACCCAGGTTGGGCAGTTAGGCCTGACCAATGCCATGAAAACCCTTACTGCAGGGAAGACATCCGCCTACTCCTATATACAGATCGTATTTGCCATTTTGATTGGTGTGTTTGTTTTTAATGAAGTTCCTTCTATATGGACCTACCTGGGAGGCGCACTGATAATTTCAGGCGCATTTATTAACGTACTGGGCCCCAGGCTGAAGACTTTCATATAA
- a CDS encoding D-2-hydroxyacid dehydrogenase → MNRLLILSQDAEEYSDLIHASQLPHLKIDAYNSLADVTADAMEANLVLGDPDLLEKILPDLQNLQWAQSTWAGVTPLLKKECRKDYLLTNVKDIFGPIMSEYVLCYILMHERKALLRYESQKKRSWNAVTPGRLKNRTMGILGVGSIGRSIAQTAKYFQMKTKGYARRPLTCRFIDQRYDATDKLADFVQDVDYLVSTLPDTPDTNQLLDKDILNAMKPESLLINVGRGNVLDENALIEATTKGHIAGAVLDVFNEEPLPDTHPFWGIPEILITAHTAAMSYPEDIASVFIGNYQRFHTGIPLKYPVDFDLGY, encoded by the coding sequence ATGAACAGACTTTTGATACTTTCCCAGGATGCTGAAGAGTACTCTGATTTAATCCATGCCTCACAGCTGCCACACCTTAAGATAGATGCGTATAACAGCCTGGCGGACGTAACGGCGGACGCCATGGAAGCAAATCTCGTGCTTGGAGATCCTGATCTGCTTGAGAAAATTTTGCCCGATCTTCAGAATCTGCAATGGGCGCAGTCCACCTGGGCAGGGGTTACCCCCCTTCTTAAAAAAGAGTGCAGAAAAGATTACCTTCTAACAAACGTGAAGGACATCTTCGGCCCGATCATGTCCGAGTATGTACTGTGTTATATTCTGATGCATGAGCGAAAGGCTCTTCTGCGTTACGAATCCCAGAAAAAACGTTCATGGAACGCTGTGACGCCCGGACGGTTAAAAAACAGAACCATGGGTATTCTGGGCGTAGGTTCCATCGGACGGTCTATTGCCCAAACCGCTAAATATTTCCAGATGAAAACCAAGGGGTATGCCCGGCGCCCTTTGACATGCAGATTCATCGATCAACGGTATGATGCAACGGACAAGCTGGCAGATTTTGTTCAGGATGTTGATTACCTGGTATCCACCCTGCCGGACACGCCGGATACAAATCAACTTCTGGATAAAGATATATTAAATGCCATGAAACCCGAATCCCTGCTGATTAACGTTGGAAGGGGCAATGTACTTGATGAAAATGCATTAATCGAGGCCACCACCAAAGGCCACATTGCAGGGGCTGTACTGGATGTGTTTAATGAGGAACCGCTGCCTGATACCCATCCGTTCTGGGGTATTCCTGAAATCCTGATCACAGCACATACAGCGGCGATGAGTTACCCCGAAGATATTGCATCTGTATTTATAGGTAATTATCAACGGTTTCACACCGGCATACCATTGAAATACCCTGTTGACTTTGATCTCGGCTATTAA